The Planktothrix tepida PCC 9214 genome has a segment encoding these proteins:
- a CDS encoding transporter substrate-binding domain-containing protein, with the protein MKVKFKLYLFVFTLVLTILYPFKSLATDVLQNIKETGVVKIGIRKDSVLFGYERDGNWGGYCISFASELAKYLSQKTNRYIEARAVVSTIQTREAMVKNGTVHLECGPNTISRQKEVEYNISYSDPFFISGTQLIVRANNKNTNLTNKTIGVLQGTTNLRPITQVFPQAEIRMFPQRGQGVRAVRNGDISAFAGDTILLIGEAIVLQGWNSNDFALVPNQPLSCDAYGMILPANDPQWENVVNSFLESRQEKQAWDLWFKDLIPYLKSMIDYCK; encoded by the coding sequence TCTCTTTGTATTTACCCTTGTTTTGACAATACTTTATCCTTTCAAAAGTTTGGCTACAGACGTATTACAAAATATTAAAGAAACAGGAGTTGTAAAAATAGGTATCAGAAAAGATTCAGTTCTTTTTGGATATGAAAGAGATGGAAATTGGGGCGGTTATTGTATTAGTTTTGCTAGTGAACTTGCCAAGTATCTTAGCCAAAAAACAAATAGATATATTGAAGCTAGAGCCGTTGTGTCAACCATCCAAACTCGTGAGGCGATGGTTAAAAATGGTACGGTTCATTTAGAATGTGGCCCTAATACCATTAGCCGTCAGAAAGAAGTAGAGTATAACATTTCATATTCAGACCCTTTTTTCATTAGCGGAACTCAATTAATCGTTAGAGCCAATAACAAAAACACAAATCTAACAAATAAAACTATCGGTGTACTTCAGGGAACAACAAATCTTCGTCCAATTACCCAAGTTTTTCCTCAAGCTGAAATTCGAATGTTTCCACAAAGAGGTCAGGGAGTCCGTGCTGTTAGAAATGGTGATATTTCTGCATTTGCAGGAGACACAATTTTGTTAATTGGAGAAGCTATAGTTCTTCAAGGATGGAATTCTAATGATTTTGCATTAGTACCCAATCAACCTTTATCTTGCGATGCTTATGGAATGATACTTCCTGCTAATGATCCTCAGTGGGAAAACGTGGTTAATTCATTCCTTGAAAGTCGCCAAGAAAAACAAGCTTGGGACTTGTGGTTTAAAGATCTGATTCCCTATTTAAAAAGCATGATTGACTACTGCAAATAA